In Microcaecilia unicolor chromosome 1, aMicUni1.1, whole genome shotgun sequence, the following are encoded in one genomic region:
- the LOC115479227 gene encoding 60S ribosomal protein L30 isoform X1, which translates to MVAAKKTKKSLESINSRLQLVMKSGKYVLGYKQTLKMIRQGKAKLVILANNCPALRKSEIEYYAMLAKTGVHHYSGNNIELGTACGKYYRVCTLAIIDPGDSDIIRSMPEQTSEK; encoded by the exons ATGGTGGCTGCGAAGAAGACA AAAAAGTCGCTGGAGTCTATTAATTCTAGGCTCCAGCTGGTTATGAAAAGTGGAAAATATGTGCTGGGGTACAAACAGACTCTGAAAATGATTCgacagggcaaagccaagttggTCATCCTCGCCAACAACTGTCCTGCACTAAG aaaatcaGAGATTGAATACTATGCCATGCTGGCAAAGACCGGTGTTCACCATTACAGTGGTAACAACATTGAATTGGGAACAGCATGTGGAAAATACTACAGAGTATGCACATTGGCCATCATTGATCCAG gtgATTCTGACATCATTAGAAGCATGCCAGAGCAGACCAGTGAAAAATAA
- the LOC115479227 gene encoding 60S ribosomal protein L30 isoform X2: MKSGKYVLGYKQTLKMIRQGKAKLVILANNCPALRKSEIEYYAMLAKTGVHHYSGNNIELGTACGKYYRVCTLAIIDPGDSDIIRSMPEQTSEK; encoded by the exons ATGAAAAGTGGAAAATATGTGCTGGGGTACAAACAGACTCTGAAAATGATTCgacagggcaaagccaagttggTCATCCTCGCCAACAACTGTCCTGCACTAAG aaaatcaGAGATTGAATACTATGCCATGCTGGCAAAGACCGGTGTTCACCATTACAGTGGTAACAACATTGAATTGGGAACAGCATGTGGAAAATACTACAGAGTATGCACATTGGCCATCATTGATCCAG gtgATTCTGACATCATTAGAAGCATGCCAGAGCAGACCAGTGAAAAATAA